DNA sequence from the Cupriavidus oxalaticus genome:
GTGACGGCGCGCGGGTCCGCACCCGTGCCGGCCTTGCCGGCGCCAGTGGCGGTGTCGTCCAGCTTGACGCCGGAGCTGCAGGCGCCCAGGGCCAGCAGTGCGGCGACGGCAAGGGTTTTGCTCATCAGTTGGGGCATGGTGAATGACTCCTGTTATTGCATGAAAGGACCCCAGGACGGCTCGCGAACATCGCCGGACTGGAGGGACAGAACCTGCCGGGTACGCCCGTCAGTGGACACCGCCGCCAGCACCGCGCGACCGCCCACGCGGGTGGCATAGAGAATGTACTTGCCGTTGGCGGCGAAGCTCGGGGCCTCGTCGTTGGCCGTATCCGTCAGCGACGTCACGTCGCCGTTGCTCAGGTCCTGCAGTTGCAGCTTGAAGCCGCCCGCGCGCGAGATGTACGCCAGGTACTTGCCGTCCGGCGAGACGCGCGGGCTTACGTTGTAGCTGCCCTTGAAGGTGACACGCTGCGCGCCGCCGGCCTCTTCGCCGCCGGCGGGCATGCGATAGACCTGCGGCGCACCGCCGCGGTCGCTGGTGAAGTAGATGCTGCGGCCATCGGGCGAGTACTGCGGCTCGGTGTCGATGGCGCTGCTGCGCGACAGGCGGCGGATGCCCGAACCGTCGGCGTTCACCTGGTAGATCTGGGTATTGCCGTCGCGCGACAGCGCCAGCGCCAGGCGCTGGCCGTCAGGCGACCACGACGGCGCGCTGTTGTTGCCCTTCTGGTTCGACACCAGCGTGCGCTTGCCGCTGGCGAGGTCGTGCACGTACACCACCGGCTTCTTGGCTTCGAACGAGACATAGGCCACGCGGCGGCCATCCGGCGACCACGACGGCGAGATGATCGGCTCGTTGCTGCTCAGCGCCACCTGCGAGTTCTGGCCGTCCGAGTCAGAGATCAGCAGCTGGTACTTGCCGCCCACCTTCGACACGTACGACAGGCGCGTGGCAAACACGCCGCGCTCGCCCAGCAGCTTTTCATAGATGTAGTCGGCGATCTTGTGCGCGGTCACGCGCAGCTGGCCCTGGTTGACGGTGAAGGCCAGTCCGCCCAGGCTCTGGCCCTTGACCGTGTCGTACAGGCGGAAACGCACCTCGTACTGGCCACCGCCGGCCGGGGTCACGCTGCCGGCGACGAAGGCGTCGGCGCCGCGCGACTTCCAGCTGCCCAGGTCGACATTGGCGGATTCCGCCACCGTGGCGCCGCCCGGGTCGACATTGCGCAGGCGGCCGCTGCGCGCCAGGTCGGCGCGAATGATCGCGGTCAGGTTCTGCGGGGCCTGGGCCTCGCCCTGGAAATTGGCGGTAGCAACCGGGATCTGGCTGGAGCCGACCCCGGAGATCTCAACGTTGAGCTGCGCGTGCGCGGCGCCGGCGGCCACGGTCAGTGCCGCGGCCAGCCAAGCCATCAGCGCGCGGCGTCCCGCCCGGTGGGCGGCTCGTTGGTTTGCATGGTGCCGCCTCTCGGACAGCCAGTTGGGGGCCCAAAGCTTTCGCATGCTGCTCCTCAGTCGATTTCAAGATTCGTCGGGCACGGCAGGAATCAGGCAGTCGGCAACACGGGCAGGACCGCGCATGGCGCATCCCCGTTGTGCGTGCGGTCTGCACACTGCCGGCTGCGTCAGGCAACCTGCCATGGTAGCGATGGGACTGGAAGCCGGCGATGAAGGTTGCATTATGTTGCAAATCATGGCGTGCCGGTCACTCAGTCCTTTGGCCGGAAGGTAATGGTAAAGCTGGCTGGCGCCTTGCCGTCCTCGTCGCGCGGCAGCGGGTCGGAACGCTCGACCGCGCGCAGCACGGCGTTGTCCCACGACGAATTGCCGCTGGACTTGGACAGCCGCGCCGACATCAGCGAGCCGTCCGGTGCCAGCCGCACCGATACCACCGCGCTCGGGTTGGCTGCCAGGTCTTCCGTGAACACGATATTCGGCTTCACGCGGCGGCGCACGCGGTCGGCATAGCCCGGCGACGCCTTGCCGCCGCCACCGGCGCCCGCGCCGGTCGTGCTGCCCACGCCACCGCCACCGGCACCGCCGCCGGCCAGCGCCTGCAGGCGCGCCAGCTCGCTCTTGCGCTGTGCATTGGCAGCCGCCTCCGCCTGCGCCCTGGCCTTGGCATCGGCCTGTGCCTTGGCCTTGGCATCGGCCTGTGCCTTGGCCTTGGCATCCGCCTGCGCCCTGGCCTTGGCGTCCGCGGCTTCCTTGCGCTCGCGCTCGGCCTGTTCCTTGCGATCCTGCTCCTGCTGCGCGGCCTTTTTCTTCGCGTCTTCCTTGCGCTGCGCTTCCTTGCGCTCGGCCTCCTTGCGTTCGGCTTCCTTGCGCGCCGCGTCCTTGCGAGCTTCTTCCTTCCGCGCCTCTTCCTTGCGCGATGCCTCCTTGCGCTCGGCCTCCTTGCGGGCCGCTTCCTTGCGCTCGGCTTCCTCGCGCGCGGCGGCCTCGGCCTGGCGCTTCTTCTTCTCGAGCGCGATGTCGGCGTCTTCCTCGACCTTGCTCTTCACCTGCGGCGCCGGCGGGGCGGGCACCGGGCGCGGCTGCACCACCGGCTGGGGCTCGGGCTCGCGTGGCGGCGGCGGCGGTGCGGTGGCAGCGGGAATCTCCTCCCACAGCTCGGCCTCGGCGCCGACCGGCGTGCTGCTCTGCCAGTGCACGCCGTAATACAGCACGATGCCCAGCAGCAGGTGCATGACGAGCGCGAGCAGGAAGGAACGCATGGTTCCCCGCTCTTTCACCGGCTGGTAGGGAGAGGCGGCGACGGTATTCATCAGGCGCAACGGCAATCGCAATGGCTGTCAGTCGGGCGCATCAATGCGGCATTCGATACGGGTTCAACGCGGGTTCAACGCAAGTTCAACGCGTCAGGAAGTCTTGGACTTGACCATCAGGCCCACGCGCTTGACGCCGTCGGCCTTCAGGACCGACATGACATCGAGCACGGCTTCATACTTCACCGAACGGTCGGCGGCGATCACCACCGGCTGGTCCGGGTTCTCGTTCTGGCGCTGGTGCACGAAATCGAGCAGGCCCTGCTTGTCGAGCTTGCGCTCGAAGGCATTGCCGGCGCTGTCCTGGCCACGCGCGGTCAGGTCGCCGTTCTCGTGCACGGTGACGACGATCGGCGGCGCCTTCTGCTGCGGCGTGGCGTTGGCCACGGTGGGCAGGTCCACGGTGGCGGGGCTCACGATCGGCGCTGCCACCATGAAGATGACCAGCAGCACGAGCATGACGTCGATATAGGGCACGACATTGATGTCGGCGCTTGCCCGGCGGCGCGAACCGCCGCGGCGCTGAATGGCTGCCATTGCAGGACTCCTGGAAACGACGGGGGCCGGTTAGCCGTGCCGCCCGTGCTGGATTCGGTTAGCGGGTCTGCCGCTGCAGGATGTTCAGGAATTCTTCCATGAAGCTCTCGAACCGGATCGCGATGCGGTCGATCTCGGTGGCATAGCGGTTGTAGGCAATCACGGCCGGGATGGCCGCGAACAGGCCGATTGCCGTCGCCACCAGCGCCTCGGCAATGCCGGGCGCCACCGCCGCGAGAGTTGCCTGCTGCACATTTGACAGCCCGCGGAACGCGTTCATGATCCCCCACACCGTGCCGAACAGGCCGATATACGGGCTCACCGAGCCGACCGACGCCAGGAACGGCAGGTGCGATTCGAGCACGTCCATCTCGCGCTGGTAGGCGGCGCGCATGGCGCGGCGGGCCGCGTCGAGCAGCGCGCCCGAATCGTTGCTGCGCTCGCGCGCCTTCAGGAACTCGCCCATGCCGGATTCGAAGATCCGCTCCAGCGCGCCGGTGTTGTGGCGGTTGTTGACGGCGCTGTTATATAGCGCCTGCAGGTCGCCGCCGGCCCAGAAGTCGCGCTCGAACCCCTCGGTCTGGGTACGCGCCGAGCGCAGCGCCAGGTGCTTGCGGAAGATATAGGTCCACGAAAACAGGGACATGACGAGCAACAGCGCCATCACGGCCTGTACCAGCAGGCTGGCGTGGAGCACCAGCGTAACGATCGACATGTCTTGCGTGACGGTCACGGGATTCATCGTGCGGTCTTGATAATGGCTAGGACGGGGGCGGGAATCGGGGCGGGACGGAAAGTGCTTCGATCGACACACCCGACGCGGATGGCGCCGGATGCAAGCATCACCTCGCCACGCCAGGCTTCCTGCGCGAACTGGACCGAGGCCGGGCCAACCCGGTCGATGCGCGTGCGGATCTCGAGCTGGTCGTCGAGGCGGGCGGGTGCATTGTAGTCCACCGCCGTACTACGGACGATGAAGACCACGCCGGCTTCGTCGGCCAGCGCCTGCTGCTCGATACCGAGCGAACGCAGCCACTCGGTGCGGGCCCGTTCGAAGAACTTGAGGTAGTTGGCGTAGAACACTACGCCGCCCGCGTCGG
Encoded proteins:
- the tolB gene encoding Tol-Pal system beta propeller repeat protein TolB, encoding MRKLWAPNWLSERRHHANQRAAHRAGRRALMAWLAAALTVAAGAAHAQLNVEISGVGSSQIPVATANFQGEAQAPQNLTAIIRADLARSGRLRNVDPGGATVAESANVDLGSWKSRGADAFVAGSVTPAGGGQYEVRFRLYDTVKGQSLGGLAFTVNQGQLRVTAHKIADYIYEKLLGERGVFATRLSYVSKVGGKYQLLISDSDGQNSQVALSSNEPIISPSWSPDGRRVAYVSFEAKKPVVYVHDLASGKRTLVSNQKGNNSAPSWSPDGQRLALALSRDGNTQIYQVNADGSGIRRLSRSSAIDTEPQYSPDGRSIYFTSDRGGAPQVYRMPAGGEEAGGAQRVTFKGSYNVSPRVSPDGKYLAYISRAGGFKLQLQDLSNGDVTSLTDTANDEAPSFAANGKYILYATRVGGRAVLAAVSTDGRTRQVLSLQSGDVREPSWGPFMQ
- the tolR gene encoding protein TolR, whose translation is MAAIQRRGGSRRRASADINVVPYIDVMLVLLVIFMVAAPIVSPATVDLPTVANATPQQKAPPIVVTVHENGDLTARGQDSAGNAFERKLDKQGLLDFVHQRQNENPDQPVVIAADRSVKYEAVLDVMSVLKADGVKRVGLMVKSKTS
- the tolQ gene encoding protein TolQ, coding for MNPVTVTQDMSIVTLVLHASLLVQAVMALLLVMSLFSWTYIFRKHLALRSARTQTEGFERDFWAGGDLQALYNSAVNNRHNTGALERIFESGMGEFLKARERSNDSGALLDAARRAMRAAYQREMDVLESHLPFLASVGSVSPYIGLFGTVWGIMNAFRGLSNVQQATLAAVAPGIAEALVATAIGLFAAIPAVIAYNRYATEIDRIAIRFESFMEEFLNILQRQTR
- the ybgC gene encoding tol-pal system-associated acyl-CoA thioesterase; the encoded protein is MTNFVWTLRVYWEDTDAGGVVFYANYLKFFERARTEWLRSLGIEQQALADEAGVVFIVRSTAVDYNAPARLDDQLEIRTRIDRVGPASVQFAQEAWRGEVMLASGAIRVGCVDRSTFRPAPIPAPVLAIIKTAR
- the tolA gene encoding cell envelope integrity protein TolA, with product MNTVAASPYQPVKERGTMRSFLLALVMHLLLGIVLYYGVHWQSSTPVGAEAELWEEIPAATAPPPPPREPEPQPVVQPRPVPAPPAPQVKSKVEEDADIALEKKKRQAEAAAREEAERKEAARKEAERKEASRKEEARKEEARKDAARKEAERKEAERKEAQRKEDAKKKAAQQEQDRKEQAERERKEAADAKARAQADAKAKAQADAKAKAQADAKARAQAEAAANAQRKSELARLQALAGGGAGGGGVGSTTGAGAGGGGKASPGYADRVRRRVKPNIVFTEDLAANPSAVVSVRLAPDGSLMSARLSKSSGNSSWDNAVLRAVERSDPLPRDEDGKAPASFTITFRPKD